In Candidatus Dependentiae bacterium, a single genomic region encodes these proteins:
- a CDS encoding TonB C-terminal domain-containing protein, whose amino-acid sequence MNDSTVKKYLIGSLAAHVLIIVIGALLSHSTTIRHTFVVFGAHSKMPHKTLLKQFGNRTAAVPAGKAGANLQAARLPMCKQAAKKIIPQPKKAPIKKSIENIPAKKIAPAKPAPGVAFDNSKRSDTEKKKIVPAVQKKQVVPQKPDAKLDKKIVAQKKVQQKVPEKKLDKQEARKQESVKKELVPPQSEPSKPSQQEEFVTPLQATQALDELPEKTFQTEDGEQFFVGKTDQDNVVVAFTDREMLLYQRLVQQEIERTWQPPLGVPKGTECTVRFEVADNGSIKGVTLVRRSDILIFDLSTLRSARTCTFAQCLWGKIFQVDFRQ is encoded by the coding sequence ATGAATGATTCTACAGTAAAAAAATATCTTATTGGCTCGCTTGCCGCGCATGTTTTGATTATTGTAATCGGAGCTCTTTTATCCCATTCAACAACTATTCGGCATACCTTTGTTGTCTTTGGTGCGCATTCAAAAATGCCCCACAAGACACTTTTGAAGCAGTTTGGAAATAGAACAGCAGCTGTCCCTGCTGGTAAAGCTGGAGCCAATCTGCAAGCTGCTCGTTTGCCTATGTGCAAGCAGGCTGCAAAAAAAATTATACCTCAACCTAAAAAAGCTCCAATAAAAAAAAGCATTGAAAATATACCAGCAAAAAAAATAGCACCGGCAAAGCCTGCTCCTGGTGTTGCATTTGATAACAGTAAGCGCAGTGATACAGAAAAAAAGAAGATAGTTCCAGCTGTTCAAAAAAAGCAGGTTGTTCCTCAAAAGCCAGATGCCAAATTAGATAAGAAAATTGTTGCTCAAAAAAAAGTTCAGCAAAAAGTACCTGAAAAAAAACTTGATAAACAGGAAGCAAGAAAACAAGAATCCGTAAAAAAAGAGCTTGTACCTCCTCAATCAGAGCCAAGTAAGCCTTCTCAGCAAGAAGAGTTTGTTACTCCTTTGCAGGCTACGCAAGCACTCGACGAGCTTCCAGAGAAAACCTTTCAGACTGAAGACGGCGAGCAATTTTTTGTTGGAAAGACCGATCAAGATAATGTTGTTGTCGCATTTACCGACCGTGAAATGTTGCTTTATCAGCGTCTTGTACAGCAGGAAATTGAGCGTACATGGCAACCTCCACTGGGTGTTCCTAAGGGGACTGAATGTACCGTGCGCTTTGAAGTTGCCGATAATGGAAGCATCAAAGGTGTAACGCTGGTGCGTCGTTCTGATATTCTTATTTTTGATTTGAGTACTTTACGCTCTGCGCGTACATGTACATTCGCGCAATGCTTGTGGGGAAAGATTTTTCAGGTTGATTTCAGGCAATAG
- a CDS encoding MotA/TolQ/ExbB proton channel family protein — protein sequence MDLNIFNSAAWHLMMQTDWMCKLILLGLFVLSVYCIAITALKYMMLSKQKALMQEFLLQFKKVRTLQELLDLYKNSPESLGGKLVGRLLTEVQRLQQSGDNFGSGITQVAAYKRDYLEVLVSQHIGTLMIEEERYLPMLGSSAAVSPLVGLFGTIWGLIHAFLDISKEKSADIATVAPGIAEALITTLAGLVVAIPAMIAFHYFSHELRRIESQLIDIGEMLLILTVQER from the coding sequence ATGGATTTAAATATTTTTAATTCAGCGGCATGGCACTTGATGATGCAAACCGACTGGATGTGTAAATTGATCTTGTTGGGCTTATTTGTTCTTTCTGTTTACTGTATTGCCATAACAGCGCTTAAATATATGATGCTGAGTAAGCAAAAAGCGCTTATGCAAGAATTTTTACTCCAATTCAAAAAAGTACGCACGTTGCAAGAGCTGTTAGATTTATATAAAAATTCACCTGAAAGTCTTGGTGGTAAATTAGTTGGTCGTTTGCTTACCGAAGTCCAACGTCTGCAGCAATCAGGTGACAATTTTGGATCAGGCATTACACAGGTTGCAGCATATAAACGTGATTATCTTGAGGTACTGGTTAGCCAACATATCGGTACATTGATGATTGAAGAAGAGCGCTATCTTCCGATGCTTGGTTCTTCAGCTGCGGTTTCGCCGCTGGTTGGTTTGTTTGGAACTATCTGGGGACTTATTCATGCGTTCCTTGATATCAGTAAAGAAAAAAGTGCAGACATTGCAACGGTTGCACCCGGTATTGCAGAAGCGCTTATTACCACACTTGCGGGCCTTGTTGTTGCAATCCCTGCAATGATTGCATTTCATTATTTTTCACATGAACTACGACGCATTGAATCTCAACTGATTGATATCGGTGAGATGTTACTGATCCTTACTGTTCAAGAAAGGTAA
- a CDS encoding redoxin domain-containing protein, translating to MVAGISTASVENIASLKKRLAIPYLLLSDPSKNLASIYAATDEFNGSIRTSILVDEIGLPHNLAFFVPVGFTVPNKIKRFMRDNGFVIAYIPCI from the coding sequence ATTGTTGCTGGAATTAGCACAGCTTCAGTAGAAAATATTGCATCACTCAAAAAGCGCCTAGCTATTCCGTACCTATTGTTAAGCGATCCAAGCAAAAACCTTGCTTCAATCTATGCAGCAACAGATGAATTTAATGGGTCAATAAGAACATCCATTTTGGTTGATGAAATCGGTCTGCCCCATAACCTTGCCTTCTTTGTTCCAGTCGGTTTCACCGTGCCGAATAAAATAAAAAGGTTTATGCGGGATAATGGTTTTGTCATAGCATATATTCCATGTATTTAA
- a CDS encoding ATP-binding protein, with protein sequence MFKREEYLQKIEQHFRVHSVCAILGPRQVGKTTLARTFVQEKRDGNARFFDLEKAVDLARLDNPMAALSIDPDRIIVIDEVQMRPDLFPAIRVLVDDPLHKRNLLILGSASRDLLRQSSETLAGRIGYIELPPFSLHETNTMNQLWLRGGFPRSYLASNESDSFLWRQDYIRTFLERDIPSLGFNIPPQQLRRFWLMLAHYHGQTFNASEIARSLGVSDHTSRRYLDILSGTFMIRELSPWFENLQKRQVRSPKIYFRDSGILHALLNIKSFTELDTYPKLGSFWEGFALEEIIKTYDLNSEECFFWATQADAELDLFVFRNGKRLGFEFEYADVPKVTKSMRIAMADLKLDHIMVIYPGKETFSLAENITAHGLESFVTNAQHDFT encoded by the coding sequence ATGTTTAAAAGAGAAGAATATTTGCAAAAAATTGAGCAACACTTTCGAGTTCATTCAGTGTGCGCAATTTTAGGTCCTCGCCAGGTTGGGAAAACAACGCTTGCAAGGACATTTGTCCAGGAAAAACGCGACGGTAATGCACGTTTTTTCGATCTGGAAAAGGCGGTCGATCTTGCTCGTTTAGACAATCCGATGGCGGCTCTTTCAATAGACCCAGATAGGATTATTGTTATCGATGAAGTACAAATGAGACCAGATCTTTTTCCCGCAATTCGCGTTTTAGTGGACGATCCTTTACACAAAAGAAATCTTCTCATTCTGGGAAGTGCTTCACGTGATTTGCTCCGTCAATCATCTGAAACTCTGGCTGGTCGGATTGGGTACATTGAATTACCACCGTTTTCTTTGCATGAAACAAACACAATGAACCAGCTCTGGTTGCGGGGCGGATTTCCTCGTTCTTACCTGGCTTCAAATGAATCTGATAGTTTTTTATGGAGACAAGATTACATAAGAACATTCCTTGAGCGTGATATTCCTAGCCTCGGGTTTAACATACCTCCACAGCAACTTCGTAGATTTTGGCTTATGCTTGCTCACTATCATGGACAAACCTTTAATGCAAGTGAAATAGCTCGATCTCTAGGAGTTTCCGATCATACAAGTCGCAGGTATCTTGATATTCTTTCTGGAACATTTATGATTCGCGAACTTTCTCCGTGGTTTGAGAATCTACAAAAAAGACAGGTTCGTTCACCAAAAATTTATTTTCGCGATAGTGGCATCTTGCATGCGCTCCTCAATATCAAAAGTTTTACAGAACTTGATACGTATCCTAAACTAGGGTCTTTCTGGGAAGGATTTGCTCTGGAGGAAATTATCAAAACATATGACCTTAATTCTGAAGAATGCTTCTTTTGGGCAACTCAAGCAGATGCCGAGTTAGATTTATTTGTTTTTAGAAATGGAAAACGGTTGGGTTTTGAGTTTGAATATGCTGATGTTCCCAAAGTCACTAAGTCAATGAGAATTGCAATGGCTGACCTTAAACTCGACCATATCATGGTTATATACCCAGGAAAAGAAACATTCTCCCTTGCAGAAAATATCACGGCGCACGGTCTGGAGTCGTTTGTAACAAATGCTCAACATGATTTTACTTGA
- a CDS encoding CCA tRNA nucleotidyltransferase: MIGYVMKSENIFFQFLSSIQEIIRSIDIAGGVPYFVGGCVRDLVLGCELKDFDIEVHRLSLEELQAVLEQFGHVRLVGKKFGVLRIDGFDVDWSLPRRDSKGRKPVVHIDPTMTIADACRRRDVTMNAMALDLRKAFMLSQQASDFEQQLLSLIIDPYGGLNDIKNKRMCAVDVDLFVEDPLRFFRVMQFVGRFEMEPDQELNNICTTMELHDTVLDVPLALERICEEFKKLLLKSSRPSLGFEWLNKIGRLKEVLPEFAALIGVQQRLEYHPEGDAFVHTMQAVDLAAQYSDYHDGMWGDAAREKLTILLGIVCHDLGKAVTTAPDLTAHGHAEAGVPIAKKLLKRMTNDHEIIAMVCDLVQYHMLPFAFLREDAGARSYRRLALKLKHPLTMRQLGLVALFDSQGRCGKGFDPRAQAQEHFEQFMQRAEKASVLHGPEDPVLLGRHLFGLVPPGPRMGELLKRAYEIQIEEGIKDVELLKQRVLE, from the coding sequence ATGATTGGCTATGTTATGAAATCAGAAAATATTTTTTTTCAATTTCTTTCTTCAATACAAGAAATTATTCGGAGTATTGATATCGCTGGCGGTGTTCCCTATTTTGTTGGCGGCTGTGTTCGAGATCTTGTGCTTGGCTGCGAGCTCAAAGATTTTGACATCGAGGTTCACAGACTTTCGCTTGAGGAGCTCCAAGCAGTTCTTGAGCAGTTTGGTCATGTGCGTTTGGTTGGTAAAAAGTTTGGGGTGCTGCGCATTGATGGCTTTGATGTTGATTGGTCACTGCCGCGGCGTGACAGCAAGGGGCGTAAGCCGGTTGTCCACATTGATCCAACCATGACGATTGCCGATGCCTGTCGGCGCCGCGATGTTACGATGAATGCCATGGCGCTTGATCTGCGAAAGGCGTTCATGTTGTCACAGCAAGCGTCTGATTTTGAGCAGCAATTGTTATCGCTCATTATTGATCCGTATGGAGGGCTTAATGATATCAAGAACAAACGTATGTGTGCCGTTGACGTTGATTTGTTTGTTGAAGATCCGTTACGCTTTTTTCGTGTTATGCAATTTGTTGGCCGCTTTGAAATGGAGCCAGATCAAGAACTGAATAACATTTGTACCACCATGGAGTTGCATGATACGGTGTTGGATGTTCCGTTGGCGCTTGAACGAATTTGTGAAGAGTTTAAAAAACTGTTGCTCAAATCAAGCAGGCCATCGCTTGGTTTTGAATGGCTGAACAAAATTGGTCGCTTGAAAGAAGTTTTACCAGAGTTTGCAGCGCTTATTGGTGTGCAGCAGCGGCTTGAGTATCATCCTGAAGGAGATGCGTTTGTACACACGATGCAAGCAGTAGACTTGGCAGCGCAGTATTCAGACTATCACGATGGAATGTGGGGTGATGCGGCGAGGGAAAAGTTGACCATACTTTTAGGAATTGTGTGTCACGATTTGGGAAAAGCGGTGACGACCGCGCCAGATTTGACCGCTCATGGGCATGCCGAAGCGGGTGTACCGATTGCAAAAAAATTGCTTAAGCGTATGACGAACGATCATGAAATTATTGCGATGGTTTGTGACTTAGTGCAGTATCACATGCTTCCGTTTGCATTTTTGCGTGAAGATGCTGGAGCACGATCGTATCGACGGCTTGCTCTTAAGCTTAAACATCCGCTGACGATGCGTCAGCTCGGTTTGGTTGCATTGTTTGATTCACAAGGTCGTTGTGGTAAGGGGTTTGATCCTCGTGCGCAGGCGCAAGAACATTTTGAACAATTTATGCAGCGAGCTGAAAAAGCATCGGTTTTGCATGGGCCTGAAGATCCAGTGCTTTTGGGGCGCCATTTATTTGGTCTTGTCCCACCCGGCCCTCGCATGGGTGAGCTGCTCAAAAGGGCGTATGAAATTCAGATTGAAGAGGGCATCAAGGATGTTGAGCTGCTCAAGCAACGAGTCTTGGAGTGA
- a CDS encoding DUF2608 domain-containing protein, with product MRQIILLSFSIVTLVSIYIISRHDSTSSEEVCLFPQIYSINEVQDQLNQADDSTFVFFDCDDTLISAQDYLPRHFVMPTLFRVLAALKHRRLIYDRAYGEKVFSLMLEKAPRFLIEPAVTKAINKLYKQGAHVLAITGMETGSFGNIKSMPEWRANMLKEFGVNLSNEFKDTTFDNLKPYRNNYPVLHSGLICCNQRFKSEVIMTFFDHFKLKPETIILFDDSHEELVSLQEECNKRSITALCYHYKAASQIKHQPWSTWQALKQLDYLLEHEQWISDDAIRAQT from the coding sequence ATGAGACAAATTATTTTACTCTCGTTCAGCATCGTAACACTTGTAAGTATTTATATTATCAGTAGACACGATTCTACATCATCAGAAGAAGTATGCCTGTTTCCTCAAATCTATTCGATCAATGAAGTCCAAGATCAACTTAACCAGGCTGACGATAGCACCTTCGTGTTCTTCGATTGCGATGACACACTCATCAGCGCTCAAGATTATCTTCCACGACACTTTGTCATGCCAACTTTATTCAGAGTATTGGCTGCACTCAAACATCGTCGCCTTATTTATGATCGAGCGTATGGAGAAAAAGTATTTAGCCTGATGCTTGAAAAAGCACCACGTTTTTTGATTGAACCAGCTGTTACGAAAGCTATTAATAAGCTATACAAACAAGGCGCTCATGTGCTTGCTATTACCGGGATGGAAACCGGATCGTTTGGCAACATCAAAAGCATGCCGGAGTGGCGCGCAAATATGCTTAAAGAGTTTGGAGTTAATCTCAGCAATGAATTTAAAGATACTACTTTTGATAACCTAAAACCATATCGCAATAATTACCCCGTGCTCCATTCTGGACTTATCTGCTGCAATCAGCGATTTAAAAGTGAAGTCATTATGACTTTTTTTGATCACTTTAAACTTAAGCCTGAAACAATTATTCTTTTTGACGATAGCCATGAAGAGCTTGTATCCTTGCAAGAAGAATGCAATAAGCGAAGTATCACAGCATTGTGCTACCACTACAAAGCTGCTTCACAGATTAAACATCAACCATGGAGCACTTGGCAGGCACTCAAGCAACTTGATTACTTGCTTGAACATGAGCAATGGATTTCTGATGATGCAATACGCGCACAAACGTAA
- a CDS encoding acetyltransferase, whose translation MNKNQITFKPLKKSHLPLLAQWFKQPHVAQWWPTESTFDNQSIRDKYLKKITSDSQSAFIVHLGNSPIGYIQCYHTHKEFDVETWGIDQFIGEIDCLGKGYGTQIVKDFVDLLFKKPNIKRIIVDPDPKNTRAIRCYEKVGFRKIGLHQTANGTVELKMVKK comes from the coding sequence ATGAATAAAAATCAAATCACATTCAAACCACTTAAAAAAAGTCACCTCCCACTCCTTGCACAATGGTTTAAGCAGCCACATGTAGCACAATGGTGGCCAACAGAAAGTACATTTGATAATCAATCAATTCGTGATAAATATTTGAAAAAAATAACCTCTGATAGTCAAAGCGCTTTTATTGTTCATTTGGGCAATAGTCCTATTGGCTACATTCAGTGTTACCATACACACAAAGAATTTGATGTCGAAACTTGGGGAATTGATCAATTTATTGGGGAAATAGATTGTTTAGGTAAAGGTTATGGAACCCAAATAGTTAAAGACTTTGTTGACTTGTTGTTTAAAAAACCGAATATCAAAAGAATTATTGTTGACCCTGATCCCAAAAATACACGAGCTATTCGTTGTTATGAAAAAGTCGGTTTTAGAAAAATTGGACTGCACCAAACGGCTAATGGTACTGTTGAGTTGAAGATGGTAAAAAAATAA
- a CDS encoding biopolymer transporter ExbD, producing the protein MKLRHMRKKEFRMPEVTLTPLIDTALTLLVIFMVTAPMVQNGIKLDLPHGKSKETGAVQELVVSVSNDGAVYFNSYQVKQQELVNSVQQALQGKEDEPVFVRADKAVEYGKVMEVVDELKQAGVKYVAMSMQPPK; encoded by the coding sequence ATGAAATTACGTCATATGAGAAAAAAAGAATTTCGTATGCCTGAAGTTACGCTGACGCCATTAATTGATACCGCGCTGACGTTGCTGGTTATTTTTATGGTGACAGCACCCATGGTGCAAAATGGGATTAAGCTTGATTTGCCGCATGGAAAAAGTAAAGAAACCGGAGCCGTGCAAGAGCTTGTTGTATCGGTGAGCAACGATGGTGCGGTGTATTTCAACAGCTATCAAGTGAAACAGCAAGAGCTTGTGAATTCGGTGCAACAAGCATTACAGGGAAAAGAAGATGAACCGGTTTTTGTTCGTGCTGATAAAGCGGTTGAGTACGGTAAGGTAATGGAAGTTGTTGATGAACTTAAGCAGGCTGGCGTTAAATACGTTGCTATGTCGATGCAACCACCGAAATAA